From the Desulfovibrio sp. JY genome, one window contains:
- a CDS encoding OmpA family protein — MRGRLLKVLMVVLVLIPVGLTAYLANNLYHRKGVPEALENLTKQLFRSKADERKAEAKAVELERKANELQTAYDALVADLRGEVDSRDIRVRQFREKLEINFVDKILFASGSAEITPRGREILRKVGGVLAKVKDKSIYVVGHTDSNPIHSALYPSNWELSTARAASVIRFLSESGSLTPERFTAMGRAFYQPVASNATPEGRQENRRVDIIVADVPLLAGETGSESMRGTVNTGQPSEHDLTGQQAAPIRETAPQPAAQPTPQTTTPTTPEPAPATPETPATPEGPLPAQPAEPNATAPQPAPAEQPAQPAPAEQPAQQTKPEQSKPGSTATPPASPELPPTLPDRSGSGATGS; from the coding sequence ATGCGCGGACGTTTGCTCAAAGTGCTCATGGTGGTGCTGGTCCTCATCCCCGTGGGGCTGACGGCCTACCTGGCCAACAACCTCTACCACCGCAAGGGCGTGCCCGAGGCCCTGGAAAATCTGACCAAACAGCTGTTCCGCTCCAAGGCCGACGAGCGCAAGGCCGAGGCCAAGGCCGTGGAGCTGGAACGCAAGGCCAACGAACTGCAAACCGCCTACGACGCCCTGGTGGCCGACCTGCGCGGCGAGGTGGACAGCCGCGACATCCGCGTGCGCCAGTTCCGGGAAAAACTCGAAATCAACTTCGTGGACAAGATCCTCTTCGCCTCGGGCAGCGCCGAGATCACCCCGCGCGGCCGGGAAATCCTGCGCAAGGTCGGCGGCGTCCTGGCCAAGGTGAAGGACAAAAGCATCTACGTCGTCGGCCATACCGACTCGAACCCCATCCACTCGGCCCTCTACCCCTCCAACTGGGAGCTCTCCACCGCCCGCGCCGCCTCGGTCATCCGCTTCCTTTCGGAATCGGGCAGCCTGACGCCGGAACGCTTCACCGCCATGGGCCGCGCCTTCTACCAGCCCGTGGCCAGCAACGCCACGCCCGAAGGACGCCAGGAAAACCGGCGCGTGGACATCATCGTGGCCGACGTGCCGCTTCTGGCCGGGGAAACCGGCTCCGAATCCATGCGCGGCACGGTCAATACCGGCCAGCCCTCGGAACACGACCTGACCGGCCAGCAGGCGGCCCCCATCCGGGAAACCGCGCCACAACCCGCCGCGCAGCCCACGCCCCAAACCACCACTCCGACGACCCCGGAACCCGCTCCGGCCACGCCGGAAACACCCGCCACGCCGGAAGGCCCGCTGCCGGCGCAGCCGGCCGAACCCAACGCAACCGCGCCGCAACCCGCGCCCGCCGAACAGCCGGCCCAACCGGCACCCGCCGAACAACCAGCGCAACAAACCAAGCCGGAACAGTCCAAGCCCGGCTCCACAGCCACGCCGCCGGCCTCTCCCGAACTGCCGCCGACCCTGCCCGACCGGTCCGGGTCGGGAGCGACAGGATCATAA
- a CDS encoding DNA polymerase IV — MATILHLDMDAFFASVEQHDDPTLAGKPVIIGRDLRGVVSAASYEARTFGVHSAMPVAEAKRRCPHGVFLPGNRRRYAEVSRVVMATLQTVSPLVEPASIDEAYVDITGTETLFGPPETLGRRLKAMIREATGLNCSVGIAPVKFIAKIASDYDKPDGLTLVAPEQVALFLADLPVGKIPGVGKRAQATLSRLGVRVVGEILQYPPEFWQRHLGKWGLDLYARACGQGSDTVNPSREAKSVSAENTFTTDTADRARLAAWLLHQAERVGRELRQDNQSGRTITLKLKFNDFRQITRSRTMPDPTSSDTVIYAVAKELLEAEPLPRPLRLIGVGVSNFGNEPRQLSLFEDPGRKRREHGGKIDAALDAIRGKFGRDAIVRGQLFDFERD; from the coding sequence ATGGCGACCATCCTCCATCTCGACATGGACGCGTTTTTCGCCTCCGTCGAGCAGCACGACGACCCTACGCTTGCGGGCAAGCCGGTCATCATCGGCCGGGACCTGCGCGGCGTGGTTTCGGCCGCCTCCTACGAAGCCCGCACGTTCGGCGTGCACTCGGCCATGCCCGTGGCCGAGGCCAAACGCCGCTGCCCCCATGGCGTGTTCCTGCCCGGCAACCGTCGCCGCTACGCCGAAGTCTCCCGCGTCGTCATGGCCACGCTCCAGACCGTCTCCCCGCTGGTCGAACCCGCTTCCATCGACGAGGCCTATGTCGACATCACTGGCACCGAAACCCTCTTCGGTCCGCCGGAAACCCTCGGCCGACGCCTCAAAGCCATGATCCGCGAAGCCACGGGACTCAATTGTTCGGTCGGCATCGCGCCCGTCAAATTCATCGCCAAGATCGCCTCGGACTACGACAAGCCCGACGGCCTGACCCTCGTCGCCCCGGAACAGGTCGCCCTGTTTCTGGCCGATCTGCCCGTGGGCAAGATTCCCGGCGTCGGCAAACGCGCCCAGGCCACTCTTTCCCGCCTGGGCGTCCGCGTCGTCGGCGAAATCCTGCAATATCCCCCGGAATTCTGGCAGCGCCACCTGGGCAAATGGGGCCTCGACCTCTACGCCCGGGCCTGCGGCCAGGGCAGCGACACCGTCAACCCGTCGCGCGAAGCCAAATCCGTCAGCGCCGAGAATACCTTCACCACTGATACCGCCGACCGCGCCAGACTCGCCGCCTGGCTGCTCCACCAGGCCGAACGCGTCGGCCGCGAACTGCGCCAGGACAACCAATCCGGCCGCACCATCACCCTCAAGCTCAAATTCAACGATTTCCGCCAGATCACCCGCAGCCGCACCATGCCCGACCCAACCTCAAGCGACACCGTCATCTATGCGGTGGCCAAGGAACTCCTCGAAGCCGAACCGCTGCCGCGGCCCCTGCGTCTCATCGGCGTCGGCGTCTCCAACTTCGGCAACGAACCGCGCCAGCTGAGCCTTTTCGAGGACCCCGGCCGGAAACGCCGCGAGCACGGCGGGAAAATCGACGCAGCCCTGGACGCCATACGCGGCAAGTTCGGCCGCGACGCCATCGTGCGCGGCCAGCTGTTCGATTTCGAACGGGACTAA
- a CDS encoding alpha/beta fold hydrolase → MPHVTTRGIQIEYDTLGDKSSPALLLIAGNGAQLTFWDVPFCQALADTGLFVIRFDNRDAGLSTKFDAAGVPDFMACIKAAMEGKPVESAYTLEDMADDCAGLLEGLGIEKAHICGLSMGGMIAQVVACRHPEHVLSLTSIMSCTGNPETPQGKPEAIAAVVATPPEGREAFIAHSLNVWRKVWSPGFPFEEARARKFMEESYDRCHYLPGMARQNTAILANGDRRRALAALRVPALVIHGAADPLIPVAAGEDTARTIPGARLLVIKGMGHDLPTPVWPQVIDAISQLTRQSA, encoded by the coding sequence ATGCCGCATGTCACCACGCGTGGAATTCAAATCGAATACGATACGCTCGGAGACAAGTCCTCTCCGGCACTCCTGCTCATCGCCGGCAACGGCGCGCAGCTTACCTTCTGGGATGTGCCGTTTTGCCAAGCCCTGGCCGACACGGGCCTTTTCGTCATCCGTTTCGACAACCGCGACGCCGGGCTGTCCACGAAATTCGACGCGGCGGGAGTCCCGGACTTCATGGCCTGCATCAAGGCGGCCATGGAGGGCAAACCCGTCGAATCGGCCTATACCCTCGAGGACATGGCGGACGACTGCGCCGGGCTGCTCGAGGGCCTCGGCATCGAAAAGGCGCATATCTGCGGCCTGTCCATGGGCGGCATGATCGCCCAGGTCGTGGCCTGTCGGCATCCGGAACATGTGCTGAGCCTGACGTCCATCATGTCGTGCACGGGAAATCCCGAAACGCCCCAGGGCAAACCCGAGGCCATCGCCGCCGTTGTGGCGACGCCGCCGGAGGGACGCGAGGCGTTTATCGCGCACAGCCTCAATGTCTGGCGCAAGGTCTGGAGCCCCGGCTTCCCGTTCGAGGAAGCGCGGGCCCGGAAATTCATGGAAGAAAGCTATGACCGCTGCCATTACCTGCCGGGGATGGCGCGCCAAAACACGGCCATCCTCGCCAACGGGGACAGAAGGCGCGCACTTGCCGCGCTTAGGGTCCCGGCGCTGGTCATCCACGGCGCGGCCGATCCGTTGATCCCGGTCGCGGCGGGCGAGGATACGGCCCGGACGATTCCGGGAGCCCGGTTGCTGGTCATCAAAGGGATGGGGCACGATCTGCCCACGCCTGTCTGGCCGCAAGTCATAGACGCCATCTCGCAGCTGACGCGGCAAAGCGCCTAA